The genomic window TTGATCgacattttgttttttgtgaattaTTGGCGCTCTTGTTGGAAATTATAATGTAAGTTTGAGGTCAGTatagtgtgtaaatatacagtaCTGAGTACCTTTTAAAACTTTCTTCGTTACCATCGTTTCTATTCGTTGGAGTGCCCTATACCAGTAATGTCCaacctttttcattctgtggctCACGACTAGTCTATAATAATCTTCATGGCATGTTCAGTGACTCATCTTTTCCGAGTCTGATATTACTAGTTCTGAAAAGTGTAATTGGTGCCCATAGCTATTAGATAAGAACACTTTGTGGAAAGATTCCAGtgtattgatatgtgagagatacATATTCTATGCAGATACCGTAGGTGAAATAAAATTCAGTCACAATTCTTGTAGGCGAAATAAGATTCAGtcaaaattttcatattgctccatggcgCCTTAgaacgtacaccccccccccccccaccaagttGATAACCACTGGCCTAAATTAGAATTTTAGTGTCCGTTTATGAGCAAAATCATGATGTCTGACAGTTTACGATtttatggtacacacacacacacacacacacacacacacacagacgcacacacacacacacacacgcacacacacacacacggaaattagttatttttactgtatttatatatcttaagtatatatttgttttaatgacCTCTTTACTTGAAATGATGGAAAtagacattcatttttttttttttttttttttttataaatatgaataaataaagtaatggaAAACATGACCTTCTGTGGTTAGGTGATATGTAATGTAGATAGCCTTTATACCAACAGTTGTACGCTTATCGTCTAAATGACGTAGCTGGATAAATGGCGTAGCTGGATATGGATGGGCAGCTGAGTACAAGGGAGGGTGGCACTATGCACAGTTAAATGTTGGGGAGAGGGGGCTAGGTTGCAGTTCTGTATAATAGCTTTGTTTAAATCAAAACCTTAATTCTGGGGAGTGAAAAAGTAGCAGGACCAATGGGTAAACAAAAGACTCCACGGTAAAGCTTCTCGTCCTTTTTTATGGCCAGTGCCCGAGCGAGACCACCAGACCCGAGGGATGGGTCGCGTCCAAGCCCTTTGAGTCTCGTGTCCCTAGCGGCAGACGGCAGCGGTGGCcagtgggggtatggggggggggataCCGGGTTCTCATGAGTGTTGTAAATGAGAGCGAATATGGGAGGGGGGATTCTCCGCCGTGCAATATACACAGGAGGGGCTttatcacacacacccacacacacacacacacacacacacacacacacacacacacacacacacacacacacacacacacacacacacacacacacatacatacatgcataccacaACTGCACGTTTGTTTATACGTTTCACTAAAAGAGATGATAAACATCATACTATTATCCATCCCAGTCATCATATTACCGTATATATTACTCATGTCTCGATGTAAAATGTGGTAATTCATTTTCAgagaatattatatgtatactcaGAGTCTGAGACCACTATcgtactgctgttgttgttttttaatgattaatagcacaatatatgatatatgattgttccttcacctctctttgtctgtcttattttctctctcacaatTTATTGGATAATTTGATGTTATGGGTTTAAATTGCGAGGTGAAGTGtgaataatgatttatattttccAGTCTTCCTATGGTAAAAATACAAATTGCAATATTCATCAGTAATTACTGTAACTTTAACATAAGCAGATTAATTAATTATCAGGCTTTGCGTCTACAGGTTTCTGCTATGAAGTCAGACTGTAGTTTTTTCGCATACTTCCAATActttataatacaaaaatattttcattactaagcTAGTTGTTATCATGATTTAAATCAAGTTTGCGCTAAACGACCAAAGAAGAAGCCAATTATAGAAAGATACAAAACTACGAAGAGTAGAAAAAATCGTCTGAAACACAAAATGTGGGAAGTGTTGCTTCTGCTAGTCGGCTTCGCATTGATTTCTCCGAGTCAAGGAAAAAGTCACGTCTCTGGcaagaaaatgtatatagaaCCTAGAGAAACTGAGGACAAGGTGGGTTTCTTACTTGTGCATTAGGTGTGGATGCCAATAAATTCAGTgttaaaaagaaatttaaaaatcaaGTGAAATGTTCATTCAAAATATGTCACGAAATTCCAGTCGCAGGAACTCAGTGAGTCGCCAGCCCACGACAGAATCCTGAACAAATGTCGCAACGAGAACCGATTTTCCTCCCGGAGGACATTGGCACTGTGCCTGAGGAAACATGGGGTGCGAGGAGGAAAGGGCTCGGTGGAGAGGAACGGAAAAGGTAAGAGAGTTGAGGATTGGAAATATGCGATGATATGCATCCCTATGTctacaaacatttacacacacacaaaaagggatATCACGAATCTTTATTTAAACATACGCAAAAAATAAGCATTATCATTTACAAAGTCTTTTTACCCACCGAACTGAAATGCAAAACAGCGAAGTGCGGGAAAACTTACAAGCTGAAGAGAGGAGCAAGAAGGACCTTCCGAATCAAAGGAAATGAGGACTTTTGCGAAGCTTTCTTTGAGGTTCGTTTTCGCTgactttttcatattttatttttaatttattttgtttattttttttttgtatttattatttttattgtgtgtgtgtgtgtttgtgtgtgtgtgtgtgtgtgtgtgtgtgtgtgtgtgtgtgtgtgtgtgtgtgtgtgtgtgtgtgtgtgtgtgtgtgagtgtgtgtgtgtgtgtgtgcgcagtaaTTTTGCTTTACCTTGTTACTCTAACCTTTGAAACAGTTGCGagcttttcggggggggggggggggatggcaagcTAATCGGTATGTGTAAAGAAATTTGCCATTCCTCTTTTATTGAATATTTAATGAATGTGTTGTTTGCTGTTACAGTTTTCATATGCTATTTGATAACACCcgttcttctcttcatccccttgtaCAGCCAAGAGTCAGTGTGCAGGAACTTCTTTATATAAAATAGTAGTTCCCAAACTGGGGGCCATACCGCTGAATGTAGGGGGACATAATCAGGAGACATGTATATAGGCCAAAGTctgaggatatgtatatataaatccaaagGAGGTTATCGGGTAGACAGCCAGTGAAGGGAACTTATGTACAGATTTGTGCAATTCCTTGCTGCCAGACGCATGAGTAAAACATCCCCTTTTTGTCTGTGGAAATACCTCTTTTTAATCTGATATTTATAGGGGAGTAAATGATTTAATCGCAACATTATTCTGAGGTTTCCGGAggtatgttttatttgttattttattattagtatttgtgtgCATTATGTTACCATTTCAATAATTACATGAGATTCAGCAAAGACAAACTACAAATTTCTTTACAAATACTCAACaagagaataaaataacaaatggaatcaataaAATTACAGGATTTGCCAAAGTGTTTTTCATGTGGACCTAATGTAAACAGTCACTGTAGTCATGGGTTATGCTTGGCGATGGGCCATGGACAAGGCTGTTCGATAATCcttgtcttttcttcctatttgatcattcctgtcctctcttcccctccgcgCATGCAGCCAAGAGGTAATGCGGAGCTACAGTTACTTTGCAGGCAATTCGATCTCTCCGACTGCAATGAAGAATACTTTACCGTTACTGACCTAGACTCTGAGGAGAAGTGAGTCTTGCATTGAATCTatacctttcttttccctttgcttATGTCGTAATATCAAATCTAATACTTTCCAGACAGAAAGACTACCGCTCTATCACTTCTCCCAGTATATATTAACGTCGAAAAAACAGGACACCTTTCACAATTTCACAAGCGATTCTTCCTTCCAAGTCAAGAACATTGTTCCTACATAAGAAGGGGTTCCAGAAATCAAAGGTGTTCTATTTTATAAATCATTCATAATTCTTTTACTCTCTGatgtaaaggaaaacagccacagcaagaTATGaagtcttcacgagttcctcatcagacgaataattaaccatgTACTCATTTCGGCCAATccttcgtctgatgaggaactcgaaacgttacattcctttttcatttcttattgtgactgttttcatttttttattttgtttacacgttcttgtgtttgtatatgtgtttcctgatgtaagttttacttttttcatagATTTTATTTCTTCTGTCCCTCCCTGTTCATACAAGCTTAAAGATCATCTTTTGTTTCTCAGAACCTTTTTAAGAGGATATTCTATCAGCATTTATGGGATTAAAgggtcttcatctttctcttttcttttctttttcttttatgctaCTTTTACCACTTCCACACCTGCAAGTATCGTCAACACAGCACAATTTTACCTatttcaagaaaaataaaaaagtgtagtAGGTACTAAATCACCAACAGTAAAGTACTCCAAattatgtgctctctctctctccctccctccctctctctctctctctctctctctctatatatatatatatatatatatctctctctctctctctctctctctctctctctctctctctctctctctctctctctctctctctctctctctctctctctctctctctctctctctccaggtttTGTAATAACGAGGGCCCTGATGAGCGAAAGGGGCTGGAGACTTTGCGTCTTACGTATCAGAGAGTCAGCAAAGTCACTGATGGGACAAATATCTTGTGTGTCGTCAGAGGTGTGAAGGGTGAGTCTCGATGTTGACATTTACTTTGGAAAGGGGgcaatgggagaaagagaaaagtaaagagtgAACATatcagagagaaaatgggggggacAGGTgacaagtaagagagaaaaaagagaagattgaGGCAAAAATAATATTTCGTTCTTATGTTAAGTTATAGAGCATTAAGTATTTAATGATCTAAACTCCCCACAGtttccggaggaggaggaggagggagtagcggTGCAACACAGGCTCCTGGATGCAAGCAAGGTAGGTAGACCTGTTCGTTATTCAACCTTTTTTTTAATGCGGATCATGCTGATTGTACACAATGTATTGCGAAatgcatatagattgatagaaagcgGGTCCgttcttgttattctttcatCGGTAAATAAGTATGCTTGCGAGGTAAACTTAATACATTGTGTGCAGTCATTAACCTCCATTATATTGATTTCTTAACTGGATTCATTTGATGTTTAATATTGCACAAAACTCAGCTATGGAAccagtttcctctttttctcgtccTGTTCATAATCATCAACACCAGAGAGTAAAAATCCTCATTATTCGTCAAATTTCCAGTGTGTGGGAAGGCTCCGAGGAACGCTGGGGCGACAAAGATTGTGGGCGGGCAAGCTTCGCAACCTGGAGAATACCCTTGGATGGTCCGTCTGTCTATCAGGGACGGTCTCTTAACCTACCTCTGCGGTGGGTCCATCATCACGTCACTCCACATAATAACGGCAGCCCACTGT from Penaeus chinensis breed Huanghai No. 1 chromosome 24, ASM1920278v2, whole genome shotgun sequence includes these protein-coding regions:
- the LOC125038349 gene encoding chymotrypsinogen B-like; translation: MWEVLLLLVGFALISPSQGKSHVSGKKMYIEPRETEDKSQELSESPAHDRILNKCRNENRFSSRRTLALCLRKHGVRGGKGSVERNGKAKCGKTYKLKRGARRTFRIKGNEDFCEAFFEPRGNAELQLLCRQFDLSDCNEEYFTVTDLDSEEKFCNNEGPDERKGLETLRLTYQRVSKVTDGTNILCVVRGVKVSGGGGGGSSGATQAPGCKQVCGKAPRNAGATKIVGGQASQPGEYPWMVRLSIRDGLLTYLCGGSIITSLHIITAAHCVDYRAPEVTVMAGEHNVETEDESITQTIGAKKVAMHPKFDATTSANDIAVITLQSPLEWTDDVGPICLPPDKTFANSEAVIVGWGLLNYQDLTLPDELQEAGVTVFDHGECKSAHAFSNFPVTDKHICAADPGQIACRGDSGGPLMTKKNRLWLLLGVTSFGPEDCSSDVPAVYTRVSSYSEWILNKLSKGSC